A section of the Arabiibacter massiliensis genome encodes:
- a CDS encoding 4Fe-4S dicluster domain-containing protein, with amino-acid sequence MAEAPEKESVAQSAPEEGSFDSAASGGCAQDDRGGGPSGGCAQDDRGGAGEARANQIVVLRDFCVRTRGAECGRCALACPHAAISFDEDGRPTIDEEACTRCGICLGICDAFSSARVTMHDLHARIRRIALRGEDVVLTCKENVFPGLEPAANVVVLPCLAMLSPEFWTLVLSENVPVRIAADLAYCADCGRAGDMGEMLYSHAIQTAEAWSGRTVGYTGVIPEKENLVKDLADPTGVDRRSAFANLVGDVSDIATGKRRLRNSEVLQQFYERKERARARARLNLADGVQFNDFVPEGRTKKTMQPKRQLLLEAIDRDPAIAARVPVVVSATDCERCANALACAAACPTGARCPDPADGTLAFDARYCIGCGLCVPACPEGAVELVEATAALFLPPEDGEGPAGEE; translated from the coding sequence GTGGCTGAGGCCCCTGAGAAAGAGAGTGTCGCGCAGAGCGCTCCCGAAGAGGGATCCTTCGACTCCGCCGCCTCCGGCGGCTGCGCTCAGGATGACAGGGGGGGAGGCCCCTCCGGCGGCTGCGCTCAGGATGACAGGGGGGGCGCCGGCGAGGCGCGGGCGAACCAGATCGTGGTGCTGCGGGACTTCTGCGTGCGCACGCGCGGCGCGGAGTGCGGGCGCTGCGCGCTGGCCTGCCCGCATGCGGCCATCTCGTTCGACGAGGACGGCCGCCCCACCATCGACGAGGAGGCGTGCACGCGCTGCGGCATCTGCCTGGGGATCTGCGACGCGTTCTCCTCGGCGCGCGTGACCATGCACGATCTGCACGCGCGCATCCGCCGCATCGCCCTGCGCGGCGAGGACGTGGTGCTCACCTGCAAGGAGAACGTGTTCCCCGGCCTCGAGCCGGCGGCCAACGTGGTGGTGCTGCCGTGCCTGGCCATGCTCTCGCCCGAGTTCTGGACGCTCGTGCTGTCCGAGAACGTGCCCGTGAGGATCGCGGCCGACCTGGCCTACTGCGCCGACTGCGGGCGCGCGGGCGACATGGGGGAGATGCTGTACTCCCACGCCATTCAGACTGCCGAGGCGTGGAGCGGGCGCACGGTGGGCTACACAGGCGTGATCCCCGAGAAGGAGAACCTGGTCAAGGACCTAGCCGACCCCACGGGAGTGGACCGGCGCAGCGCGTTCGCCAACCTCGTGGGCGACGTGAGCGACATCGCCACGGGCAAGCGCCGCCTGCGCAACTCCGAGGTGCTCCAGCAGTTCTACGAGCGCAAGGAGCGCGCCCGGGCCCGGGCGCGCCTCAACCTCGCCGACGGCGTGCAGTTCAACGACTTCGTGCCCGAAGGGCGCACGAAGAAGACGATGCAGCCCAAGCGCCAGCTGCTGCTCGAGGCGATCGACCGCGATCCGGCCATCGCCGCGCGCGTGCCCGTGGTCGTGTCGGCCACCGATTGCGAGCGCTGCGCGAACGCGCTCGCCTGCGCGGCAGCGTGCCCCACAGGCGCCCGCTGCCCCGATCCGGCCGACGGGACGCTCGCCTTCGACGCGCGCTACTGCATCGGCTGCGGCCTGTGCGTCCCAGCATGTCCCGAAGGCGCCGTCGAGCTCGTGGAGGCCACAGCCGCGCTCTTCCTGCCCCCGGAAGATGGAGAAGGTCCAGCGGGCGAAGAGTAG
- a CDS encoding PaaI family thioesterase produces MLPENPTRDEIAAVFAADRFATEAAGCRVVSGERDRAVAEMELSDVHRNAMGNVMGGAIFTLADFALAIACNIGEEPTVSVDHTVSFLRATRGAKLTATAVCDKPGRHLAFYTVVVEDDLGKQIARMTATCYR; encoded by the coding sequence ATGCTGCCCGAGAACCCCACCCGCGACGAGATAGCCGCCGTGTTCGCTGCCGACCGCTTCGCCACCGAGGCGGCGGGCTGCCGCGTCGTGTCCGGCGAGCGCGACCGCGCCGTGGCCGAGATGGAGCTGTCCGACGTGCACCGAAACGCCATGGGCAACGTGATGGGCGGCGCCATCTTCACGCTGGCCGACTTCGCGCTGGCCATCGCCTGCAACATCGGCGAAGAGCCCACCGTGTCGGTCGACCACACCGTGAGCTTCCTGCGCGCCACGCGCGGCGCCAAGCTTACCGCCACCGCCGTCTGCGATAAGCCGGGCCGCCACCTGGCCTTCTATACCGTCGTCGTCGAGGACGACCTCGGCAAGCAGATAGCCCGCATGACCGCCACCTGCTACCGGTAG
- a CDS encoding slipin family protein, whose amino-acid sequence MKGKRKDAAQPQAARIQAGTALVEPAGAPFTPQRSTRNGAIVFSLVLAAVVFAAVLAVAYFGFGVLNIAAVVAALVLAVAASQAIHIAMEWERLVICRFGAFKRVAGPGLVFMIPVVEQAACRVDLRTVATPFGAEMTLTSDLVPVDIDAVLFWMVWDPKAACVEVENYPAAVLYTAQTAMRDAIGRMSVAEVALSREQLDKEIKAVVEQECEPWGIAVLSVKVRDIVIPEDLQEVMSLEAQAEREKNARLVLAGAEQEISEMLAASSEAYDGSESALKVRTLHLLYESIKKSGGTVVTIPSTLSDGLAGKE is encoded by the coding sequence ATGAAAGGCAAGCGCAAGGACGCGGCGCAACCGCAGGCCGCGCGGATCCAGGCGGGGACGGCGCTCGTGGAGCCGGCGGGCGCGCCCTTCACGCCCCAGCGCTCGACGCGCAACGGAGCCATCGTGTTCTCGCTCGTGCTGGCGGCCGTCGTGTTCGCGGCGGTGCTCGCGGTAGCGTACTTCGGCTTCGGCGTGCTGAACATCGCCGCCGTTGTGGCGGCGCTCGTGCTGGCCGTGGCGGCGTCGCAGGCCATCCACATCGCCATGGAGTGGGAGCGCCTGGTCATCTGCCGGTTCGGCGCGTTCAAGCGCGTGGCGGGGCCGGGGCTCGTGTTCATGATCCCCGTGGTGGAGCAGGCCGCGTGCCGCGTGGACCTGCGCACCGTTGCAACCCCCTTCGGCGCTGAGATGACGCTGACGAGCGACCTCGTGCCGGTGGACATCGACGCCGTGCTGTTCTGGATGGTCTGGGACCCGAAGGCCGCGTGCGTGGAGGTGGAGAACTACCCCGCCGCCGTGCTCTACACCGCCCAGACCGCCATGCGCGACGCCATCGGCCGCATGAGCGTGGCCGAGGTGGCGCTCTCGCGCGAGCAGCTGGACAAGGAGATCAAGGCCGTGGTGGAGCAGGAGTGCGAGCCGTGGGGCATCGCCGTGCTGTCGGTGAAGGTGCGCGACATCGTGATTCCCGAGGACCTGCAGGAGGTCATGTCGCTCGAGGCCCAGGCCGAGCGCGAGAAGAACGCGCGGCTGGTGCTGGCCGGCGCCGAGCAGGAGATATCCGAGATGCTGGCCGCGTCAAGCGAGGCCTACGACGGCAGCGAGAGCGCGCTCAAGGTGCGCACGCTGCACCTTCTGTACGAGAGCATCAAGAAGTCCGGCGGCACCGTGGTCACCATCCCCTCCACCCTCAGCGACGGCCTCGCCGGCAAGGAGTGA